In Erwinia sp. SLM-02, the genomic window TTATGAATTTATTTTCCCGAATGGGCAGTGAAGACAGCGAAGAAACAACTGTTCAGCCAGCGGAACTCTCGAACAAAAGTTCGCCAACGCATTAAGAGGAAATGAAAATGGCTAATGTGGGATTTTTATGGCTGGCATTATCGATTTGCTCCGAAATCACCGGAACATCCATGATTAAAAAAACCTATGGATTCAGTAAATTTGCCCCTTCCGCCCTGGTTATTGTGGCCTATGCCGTCTGCTATTTTGCTTTAACCCGAGCCATGAGTACGATTCCTGTCGGCGTCGCTTATTCACTCTGGTGTGGTTTTGGTATTGTTGGCGTTACGCTGTGCTCGATGATTTTATATAAACAACGACCTGACCTGCCGGCCATATTTGCCATGCTGCTGATTATTTCAGGCGGGGTTATTATGAATGCGTTTTCAACGATGTAATCACAGCAATTGATACATTCAAACTTCCTGATTAAAAGCACATGAATTTAATAGAATGGCGGCGCAATGAAGTTTATTTCATCCGTTGCGCAGCCATAATAAATTCGTCGTTAAATCAGTGCAGAGGATGCTTCGTATAAAGGCTTATCGCGGCGGGGCGGATAGCTTCAACGCTGATTTCATACTCTTCAACGGTGAGTTTCTCCAGGCGTTCAACGTTTTCTTCACGGCCATGCAGCGCGATAATCAGCAGGGCAGGCTCCTGTGAGGCAGAAAGCGAAGACCAGTCGCCCAGATCGACACCTTTCATGTAGCCAAAGCACCACTCTTCTACCACGGTGTAGTCTTCGTCGTTGACGGTATTGATACCGAACAGCGGTTCGAACTGCTCCGGATAGCCGCTCAGGCGGTCGACGATGTCATTCATATGCTGGGAAAGCAGATCGTGAAAACGACGGAATTCCTCTTCAGACTCCCATTCAGGCATCTGGTCTTCACCGCCCCATATCGCCGGCAGCCATTCACCGGGTGGAACCTGTACCGGCGCGGAAACAATCGCCGTCAGCATCCCGTCCAGCTCGGAGGCATCGACCAGCGAATCTTCCGTCGAATATTTCATTAATACATCGTCCAGCCATTCCAGCTGCTCTTCCGTCAGGGGGCCCTGTTGCATAACGTTACCTCTCTCCACATAACATTTTCACCAGCCGCGCCGGTGAGTATGGGGGTATTCTGGTTGCCAGTGCAGAAAAAAGCTATCCTGACCGCAAAAAATGCCTCATGCGCGGAGAACGCAGCAGGCCGTTTTCTGTGCCGAACGTTGAGCTATTCGTGAGTTTTCTTGATAGTGGTCATTTCATATTGTCCCGTCGGATCCATCGACTCCATGGCTTTTTTTAATTCAGCCAGCGCGAACTTCAGGGCGGCAACCTCTTCTTTTAGCGCCTGCACCTCCTCCGTGGTGGTCACGGCGCCACCACGGGGAAATGCATTGAGCACATCAGACTCGTTAAAAACCCTGACCTGACGGTTATTTATCGTATCAAGCTGATATTTTAAACGGCCGCTATTGATAGCGTTATATACCGTCTTTCGGCTGACCAAAAACCGTTCAACGATATCACTCACTCTTAGTCTCGTTTCACTCACGGGCTGCTGTTCACCTTTAAATTTCGCCCTCTGTATGCATCGCCTGCGTAAAAAACCTGGCAACTTCTGCCGAAGAGAGCCGCACTAACTTTTTGACCGTCTCTTCATCGCCGAGAAACTGAAAAAGCGATTGTATCAACGTCACTTTTTCTCTGTCAGGTGCAATCGCCATCATCACAATGATTGTCGGTACAATAACCTGTTCAGGCTCGTCTGTTCGGTGGAATTCCACCATGCCATGATTAAGCGTTATTGTAAAACCAGTGCGAATGACATGTTCAAACTCCGCGTGTGGAATCGCAATACTGTGGGTTTCCATGTCAATTCCCGTGGGATATTCAGCCTCACGAAGGATAACGCTGTGGCTAAAATCGTCCTTAACAAATCCCTCATCGAACAGGGCACGGGCCATGCGTTGCAAAAGAGACTCGCGGCTTTCACCCGGCATGCTGACCAGCACCCGGTTTTCACTAAACATCATGACTGTTCTCCCCGGTCAGAGCGGCATTATTCTGTTCAAACTGGCGATCTTCCTCCATCAGCCTTTTTCTGTTCCACAGCACCAGGCAGAAGGTCACTATCGACAGCCCGGCCACACCCACCACTTTTAACCAGAATGCCTGAATAATTACCCAGGGCAGCATGGCACCGGCGTAATCGATACTGGATATACTGTTTGCCCCATTAGGCAGAGCGAAACCGGTGCTCACCGCCGTGCTGGTGACAATCGGTGCCAGGCTGGTTCCAATCAGTAGTGCGATCGTTAATGTCACTAAAGCGGTCAGCAGTGTACGAAACATGTCGCCACGGCAGACTGCCGTCACCAACACAAAGGCAAAAGGCAGCCCGGTTAATGAGGCAAACGGAAGGAACTCATTGCCTGGAACCACGGCAGCCAACAGCAGCATGACCGGGATCATCAACATGGAGACAGAAAGCGTGACCGGATGACCAACGCTGACTGCGGAGTCCAGACCGATAGCAATACGACCAAACGATCCCGCGCGGGCCTGCGCAATCTCCTGGATACGCTCGCTGATGGGATAAACACCTTCCATCAGCATCTTCGCCATGCGGGGAATAATCGTCATGACGGCGGCCATCGTGACGGCGGTTTGCAGAATATCCTTTACGCTGGCATTGGCGATAATCG contains:
- a CDS encoding DMT family transporter, translated to MANVGFLWLALSICSEITGTSMIKKTYGFSKFAPSALVIVAYAVCYFALTRAMSTIPVGVAYSLWCGFGIVGVTLCSMILYKQRPDLPAIFAMLLIISGGVIMNAFSTM
- a CDS encoding UPF0149 family protein gives rise to the protein MQQGPLTEEQLEWLDDVLMKYSTEDSLVDASELDGMLTAIVSAPVQVPPGEWLPAIWGGEDQMPEWESEEEFRRFHDLLSQHMNDIVDRLSGYPEQFEPLFGINTVNDEDYTVVEEWCFGYMKGVDLGDWSSLSASQEPALLIIALHGREENVERLEKLTVEEYEISVEAIRPAAISLYTKHPLH
- a CDS encoding DNA-binding protein, yielding MSDIVERFLVSRKTVYNAINSGRLKYQLDTINNRQVRVFNESDVLNAFPRGGAVTTTEEVQALKEEVAALKFALAELKKAMESMDPTGQYEMTTIKKTHE
- a CDS encoding PTS sugar transporter subunit IIA; the encoded protein is MMFSENRVLVSMPGESRESLLQRMARALFDEGFVKDDFSHSVILREAEYPTGIDMETHSIAIPHAEFEHVIRTGFTITLNHGMVEFHRTDEPEQVIVPTIIVMMAIAPDREKVTLIQSLFQFLGDEETVKKLVRLSSAEVARFFTQAMHTEGEI